A single genomic interval of Fibrobacter sp. UWB13 harbors:
- a CDS encoding ABC transporter permease — protein MPQEQATQSSEWTTVIKPKASLLEVDFKELWQYRDLYRMFVKRDIVTWYKQTILGPLWFFIQPIMTTIMFMVVFGGIAKISTDGLPQPLFYLAGICLWTYFSECLNQTSKTFIENANMFGKVYFPRLVVPLATVTSNLVRLSIQMGLFLIVFAYYLIFTNAPVHPNIYLLLTPVLILLIAALALGFGVLFSSLTTKYRDLTFLLTFIVQLWMYATPVIYPLSTIEDPRLKMLMQANPLTSIMETFKFGMLGVGEFSWAALGYTAGFAAFILALGIIVFNKIQRTFMDTV, from the coding sequence ATGCCCCAAGAACAAGCAACACAATCTAGCGAATGGACTACAGTCATCAAGCCTAAGGCAAGCCTTCTCGAAGTAGACTTCAAGGAACTTTGGCAGTATCGTGACCTTTACCGCATGTTCGTGAAACGCGATATCGTCACCTGGTACAAACAGACCATTCTCGGACCGCTGTGGTTCTTTATCCAACCCATCATGACCACCATCATGTTCATGGTCGTGTTTGGTGGCATCGCGAAAATCAGCACAGACGGGCTCCCGCAACCGCTATTTTACCTCGCAGGCATTTGCCTCTGGACCTACTTTTCGGAATGCTTGAACCAGACGAGCAAAACATTCATCGAAAACGCGAACATGTTCGGCAAGGTGTACTTTCCGCGGCTCGTCGTGCCACTCGCAACCGTCACAAGTAACCTCGTGCGCCTCAGCATTCAAATGGGGCTATTCCTGATTGTCTTTGCTTATTACCTTATCTTCACAAACGCTCCCGTACACCCGAACATTTATCTGTTGCTTACGCCCGTACTCATCCTCCTTATTGCAGCCCTCGCGCTCGGCTTCGGCGTACTATTCAGCAGCCTCACCACCAAATACCGCGACCTCACATTTTTGCTCACGTTTATCGTGCAACTTTGGATGTACGCAACCCCGGTGATTTACCCGCTCAGCACCATCGAAGACCCGCGCCTAAAAATGCTCATGCAGGCCAACCCGCTCACCAGCATCATGGAAACGTTCAAGTTCGGTATGCTTGGCGTGGGCGAATTCAGCTGGGCAGCCCTCGGCTACACAGCGGGCTTCGCCGCATTCATCCTTGCACTCGGAATTATCGTGTTCAACAAAATCCAAAGAACGTTTATGGATACGGTGTAA
- a CDS encoding nucleotidyl transferase AbiEii/AbiGii toxin family protein: MIDRSSIMAWAEHAPWTDFAMVEQDLIICRALVDIFSDDFLKNELAFRGGTALHKLYLHPQPRYSEDIDLVQINPGPIKPILFRLGEVLDWMPDRVTKPKRYNNTVLFRMESEFPPVQPIRLKIEINCFEHFNVLGLCKIPFSVDSIWFRGDCEITTYALDELLGTKLRALYQRKKGRDLFDLQVALDKGPVDARKVIECYSRYMDFSVEKPPSYKQFMQNMELKMRDSEFLGDTELLLRPDADKFDPERAFQMVRESFIERLSGRRK; the protein is encoded by the coding sequence ATGATAGATCGCTCTTCGATTATGGCTTGGGCTGAACATGCACCGTGGACAGATTTTGCGATGGTTGAGCAGGATCTAATTATCTGTCGTGCTCTTGTGGATATTTTCAGCGATGATTTTTTGAAGAATGAGTTAGCGTTTCGTGGGGGAACGGCTTTGCATAAACTTTATTTGCACCCCCAGCCTCGCTATAGTGAGGATATTGATTTGGTGCAGATAAATCCGGGACCGATAAAGCCGATCCTATTCCGCTTAGGTGAAGTTCTTGACTGGATGCCGGATCGAGTTACGAAACCTAAACGCTATAACAATACAGTGCTTTTCCGGATGGAATCCGAGTTTCCTCCGGTTCAGCCGATTCGTTTGAAGATAGAGATCAACTGCTTTGAACATTTTAATGTGTTAGGCTTATGCAAAATTCCGTTTAGTGTTGATAGTATTTGGTTTAGGGGTGATTGCGAAATAACGACTTATGCGCTAGATGAACTGCTCGGTACAAAGCTTCGTGCTCTGTATCAGCGCAAGAAAGGGCGTGATTTGTTTGATTTGCAAGTTGCGTTAGATAAAGGTCCTGTAGATGCTAGGAAAGTCATTGAATGCTATAGTCGATATATGGATTTTTCGGTTGAAAAACCGCCAAGCTACAAGCAATTTATGCAGAATATGGAATTGAAAATGCGTGATTCCGAATTTCTAGGCGATACCGAACTACTGTTACGACCCGATGCCGACAAATTTGATCCGGAACGGGCTTTCCAAATGGTTCGTGAATCTTTTATAGAAAGGCTTTCTGGCCGAAGAAAGTGA
- a CDS encoding type IV toxin-antitoxin system AbiEi family antitoxin, producing the protein MMKSSFMECCFIPQKNIFLFKKLLNLTKNDDFDNKMNISEWIHGREIRGKVTFSIADVKDAFAERPVKSINTELSRQVSRGRVQSVYRGFYVVVPVQYQLKGEIPPVYYVDSLMDYVGKPYYVGLLSAATIHGASHQRAMKTQVVTIEPRIKASGKNPFIDWNYRKEIPNAFVLKKNAEIGTLRYSGPELTAIDLVQFSAHVGGYQRAATVLAELMDSVNMEKVVDLLPFTTVATLQRFGYLLEFVLLRQNQADMLFQILKKQGSWNSVLLCNEHDRREGSPANRWHVNGNIDIEVDDL; encoded by the coding sequence ATGATGAAAAGTAGTTTTATGGAATGTTGCTTTATTCCCCAAAAGAATATATTTTTATTTAAAAAGTTGTTAAACTTAACAAAAAATGATGACTTTGACAATAAAATGAATATATCAGAATGGATACATGGTAGGGAAATTCGTGGCAAGGTAACGTTCTCAATTGCCGATGTAAAGGATGCGTTCGCCGAGCGTCCTGTTAAAAGCATAAATACGGAACTATCGCGCCAAGTGTCCCGAGGGCGAGTTCAGTCTGTTTATCGGGGGTTTTATGTCGTTGTTCCGGTTCAGTATCAGCTGAAGGGGGAAATTCCGCCCGTCTATTATGTTGATAGTCTTATGGATTATGTCGGCAAGCCTTATTATGTGGGGTTGCTGTCTGCGGCTACTATACACGGTGCCTCACATCAACGAGCTATGAAGACGCAGGTAGTGACCATTGAACCGCGAATTAAGGCTTCTGGTAAGAATCCTTTTATTGATTGGAATTATCGAAAAGAAATCCCAAATGCGTTTGTTTTGAAGAAAAATGCCGAGATTGGAACGCTACGTTATTCGGGACCGGAGTTGACTGCGATAGATCTTGTGCAATTCTCGGCGCATGTTGGCGGTTACCAGCGTGCGGCCACAGTGTTGGCGGAGCTGATGGATTCTGTGAATATGGAGAAGGTGGTGGACCTCTTGCCGTTCACAACTGTTGCAACTCTTCAGCGCTTTGGTTATCTACTTGAGTTTGTACTTTTGAGGCAGAATCAGGCCGATATGCTTTTCCAAATCTTAAAAAAGCAAGGTTCTTGGAACAGTGTTTTATTGTGCAACGAACATGACAGACGGGAAGGTTCTCCGGCAAATCGCTGGCATGTAAATGGCAATATCGACATCGAGGTGGATGACTTATGA